In one Nocardioides sp. NBC_00368 genomic region, the following are encoded:
- a CDS encoding EamA family transporter translates to MTTLTNDEAVPQSPTKTPLVAAGLLLAVVSAVTFSLSGPLGRGLFDTGWSTGGVLVFRVGIGAVVLAPFAVRALAGRWRNIASSWRVVVAYALLAIVVPQFAFFSAVQWMAVGPALLLEYMGVVLVVAWMWLRHGERPSRLTMVGALVAIAGLVLVLDLVSGANVHPLGVLWGSAAAVGLAGYYVLNAHSSTTLPPLALAWLGLTGATILLALLCLIGAIPFAMETTPVVLAGLEMPWWGPLVGLGVLTCSVAYATGIAATRTLGSRLSSFVGLLEVVSAVVFAWLLLGEAPGLIQLIGGLVVLAGIIAVQQGEQSTSAS, encoded by the coding sequence ATGACGACTTTGACCAATGACGAGGCGGTGCCGCAGAGCCCGACGAAGACGCCGCTGGTGGCTGCCGGACTGCTCCTGGCGGTCGTCTCGGCGGTCACGTTCAGCCTGTCCGGGCCGCTGGGACGCGGTCTCTTCGACACCGGCTGGTCGACCGGCGGCGTGCTGGTCTTCCGAGTCGGCATCGGCGCCGTCGTGCTGGCGCCGTTCGCGGTGCGCGCACTGGCCGGTCGATGGCGGAACATCGCCTCGAGCTGGCGGGTCGTGGTGGCGTACGCACTGCTGGCGATCGTGGTGCCGCAGTTCGCGTTCTTCTCGGCGGTGCAGTGGATGGCGGTCGGGCCGGCGCTGCTGCTGGAATACATGGGGGTCGTGCTCGTCGTCGCCTGGATGTGGCTGCGGCACGGCGAGCGGCCCTCGCGGCTGACGATGGTGGGCGCGCTGGTCGCGATCGCCGGGCTGGTGCTGGTCCTCGACCTGGTCAGCGGCGCCAACGTGCACCCGCTCGGGGTCCTGTGGGGCTCCGCGGCCGCCGTCGGACTGGCCGGCTACTACGTGCTCAACGCACACTCAAGCACCACGCTGCCGCCGCTCGCGCTGGCCTGGCTCGGCCTGACCGGCGCCACGATCCTGCTCGCGCTGCTCTGCCTGATCGGGGCGATCCCGTTCGCGATGGAGACCACGCCGGTGGTCCTCGCCGGACTGGAGATGCCCTGGTGGGGGCCGCTGGTCGGCCTCGGTGTGCTGACCTGCTCGGTCGCGTACGCCACCGGCATCGCCGCCACCCGCACCCTCGGTTCGCGGCTCTCGTCCTTCGTGGGGCTTCTCGAGGTCGTCTCGGCCGTGGTCTTCGCCTGGCTGCTGCTCGGTGAGGCGCCCGGGCTGATCCAGCTCATCGGCGGGCTGGTCGTGCTGGCCGGCATCATCGCGGTCCAGCAGGGTGAGCAGTCGACGAGCGCCTCCTGA
- a CDS encoding AI-2E family transporter → MNAAAADRPTDGPESTSAENGSNEDPAVDSETAIDVEEPEEESERDKRYGKPGPRFDRNSPYLFGLLLGLGLLTAYAAGNLLTTMGSVILQVVVSLFIAAGINPMVVFLQRRGFARPWAVLTVILGVLGALALFFVALVPVISDQVAKISANVPDWIEELQRNQRIQQLNEEYQILDKVQEYVASGDFVSSAFGGALGVGLAVINVLVTAFIVIVLTLYFIAAYDRTKSAIYRLAPASRRDRVSKLGDRVFDGIGGYVSGAFIVALCAGLSTLVLLFVIGMGEYAVALAFVVMITDVIPMIGATIGAVIVCAITFATTDLKTGLIAVVFYIAYQQFENYVVYPRVMSRSVDIPGVVTVIAALIGASLLGVVGALLAIPTAAAILMLIREVYVRAQDER, encoded by the coding sequence GTGAACGCGGCCGCTGCCGACCGTCCCACGGACGGTCCTGAGTCGACGTCTGCCGAAAACGGCTCGAACGAGGACCCAGCGGTCGACAGCGAGACCGCGATCGACGTCGAGGAGCCCGAGGAGGAGAGCGAGCGCGACAAGCGGTACGGCAAGCCCGGACCGCGGTTCGACCGCAACTCGCCCTACCTCTTCGGGCTGCTCCTCGGCCTCGGCCTGCTGACCGCGTACGCGGCAGGCAACCTCCTCACCACGATGGGGAGCGTGATCCTCCAGGTGGTGGTCTCGCTCTTCATCGCCGCCGGGATCAACCCGATGGTGGTCTTCCTGCAGAGGCGTGGCTTCGCGCGTCCGTGGGCGGTCCTGACCGTCATCCTCGGCGTGCTGGGCGCGCTCGCGCTCTTCTTCGTGGCGCTGGTGCCGGTGATCAGCGACCAGGTCGCCAAGATCTCGGCCAACGTGCCCGACTGGATCGAGGAGCTCCAGCGCAACCAGCGCATCCAGCAGCTCAACGAGGAATACCAGATCCTCGACAAGGTGCAGGAGTACGTCGCCAGCGGCGACTTCGTCAGCAGCGCCTTCGGTGGTGCGCTGGGCGTGGGCCTGGCGGTGATCAACGTGCTCGTCACGGCCTTCATCGTCATCGTCCTGACGCTCTACTTCATCGCCGCCTACGACCGGACCAAGAGCGCCATCTACCGTCTCGCCCCGGCCTCGCGCCGCGACCGGGTCAGCAAGCTCGGTGACCGGGTCTTCGACGGCATCGGCGGCTATGTCTCGGGCGCCTTCATCGTCGCGCTGTGCGCCGGTCTGTCGACGCTGGTGCTGCTCTTCGTCATCGGGATGGGCGAGTACGCGGTCGCGCTGGCCTTCGTCGTCATGATCACCGACGTGATCCCGATGATCGGGGCCACGATCGGCGCGGTCATCGTCTGTGCGATCACCTTCGCGACGACCGACCTGAAGACGGGGCTCATCGCGGTCGTCTTCTACATCGCCTACCAGCAGTTCGAGAACTACGTCGTCTACCCGCGGGTCATGTCCCGCTCGGTCGACATCCCCGGCGTGGTCACCGTGATCGCGGCCCTCATCGGTGCCTCGCTCCTCGGTGTCGTCGGTGCGCTGCTGGCGATCCCGACCGCGGCGGCCATCCTGATGCTGATCCGTGAGGTCTACGTCAGGGCCCAGGACGAGCGCTAG
- the ccrA gene encoding crotonyl-CoA carboxylase/reductase — MQKILDAILAGDTPGEEFANLEIPDHYRAATVHKDEVDMFEGVATKEKDPRKSLHVEDVALPELGPGEAFVAVMASAINYNTVWTSIFEPVSTFGFLERYGKESELGARHNLDYHIVGSDLSGVVLKVGPGVTKWKPGDRVVAHCLSVELEAPDGHNDTMMDPSQRIWGFETNFGGLADVAMVKANQLMPKPEHLTWEEAASPGLVNCTAYRQLVSANGGNMKQGDNVLIWGASGGLGGFATQYALNGGANPVCVVSNEEKAKVVRNMGAEMVINRSEMDFKFWNEDGTQQNPKEWLRLGKAIRELTGGEDIDIVFEHPGRETFGASVFVTRKGGTITTCASTSGYMHEYDNRYLWMNLKKIISSHFANYRESWEANRLIAQGKIHPTLSRTYTLEEVGQASLDVHHNKHQGKVGVLCLAPEEGLGVLDEEKRAAHIDKINLFRGI, encoded by the coding sequence ATGCAGAAAATCCTCGACGCGATCCTTGCCGGTGACACGCCCGGCGAGGAGTTCGCGAACCTCGAGATCCCCGACCACTACCGTGCCGCCACCGTCCACAAGGACGAGGTCGACATGTTCGAGGGCGTCGCGACCAAGGAGAAGGACCCGCGCAAGTCCCTCCACGTCGAGGACGTCGCCCTCCCCGAGCTCGGCCCGGGCGAAGCCTTCGTCGCGGTGATGGCCTCGGCGATCAACTACAACACCGTGTGGACCTCGATCTTCGAGCCGGTCTCCACCTTCGGGTTCCTGGAGCGCTACGGCAAGGAGTCCGAGCTCGGCGCCCGCCACAACCTCGACTACCACATCGTCGGCTCCGACCTGTCCGGCGTCGTGCTGAAGGTCGGCCCGGGCGTCACCAAGTGGAAGCCGGGCGACCGCGTCGTGGCCCACTGCCTCTCGGTCGAGCTCGAGGCTCCCGACGGCCACAACGACACGATGATGGACCCCTCCCAGCGCATCTGGGGCTTCGAGACCAACTTCGGCGGCCTCGCGGACGTCGCGATGGTCAAGGCGAACCAGCTGATGCCGAAGCCGGAGCACCTCACCTGGGAGGAGGCCGCCTCCCCCGGCCTGGTCAACTGCACCGCCTACCGCCAGCTCGTCTCCGCCAACGGCGGCAACATGAAGCAGGGCGACAACGTCCTCATCTGGGGCGCCTCCGGTGGCCTCGGCGGCTTCGCGACGCAGTACGCCCTCAACGGCGGCGCCAACCCGGTCTGCGTGGTCTCCAACGAGGAGAAGGCCAAGGTCGTGCGCAACATGGGCGCCGAGATGGTCATCAACCGCTCCGAGATGGACTTCAAGTTCTGGAACGAGGACGGCACCCAGCAGAACCCGAAGGAGTGGCTGCGCCTGGGCAAGGCGATCCGCGAGCTCACCGGCGGCGAGGACATCGACATCGTCTTCGAGCACCCGGGCCGCGAGACCTTCGGTGCGTCGGTGTTCGTGACCCGCAAGGGCGGCACCATCACCACCTGCGCGTCGACCTCGGGCTACATGCACGAGTACGACAACCGCTACCTGTGGATGAACCTGAAGAAGATCATCTCCAGCCACTTCGCGAACTACCGCGAGTCGTGGGAGGCCAACCGCCTCATCGCCCAGGGCAAGATCCACCCGACCCTGTCGCGGACCTACACCCTGGAGGAGGTCGGCCAGGCCTCGCTCGACGTGCACCACAACAAGCACCAGGGCAAGGTCGGCGTGCTCTGCCTGGCCCCCGAGGAGGGCCTCGGTGTCCTCGACGAGGAGAAGCGTGCGGCACACATCGACAAGATCAACCTCTTCCGGGGGATCTGA
- the mce gene encoding methylmalonyl-CoA epimerase, which yields MTTVEIPPHLFTQIDHVGLAVADLDAAIDFYEKTFGMKLAHRETNEEQGVEEAMIAIGDSDNKLQLLAPLNENSTIAKFLDRNGPGMQQLAYRVTDVEQVSAILRERGVRLLYDAPRRGTADSRINFIHPKDAGGVLVELVEPAANPAH from the coding sequence ATGACAACCGTTGAGATCCCACCCCACCTGTTCACCCAGATCGACCACGTCGGCCTCGCCGTCGCCGATCTGGACGCGGCGATCGACTTCTACGAGAAGACCTTCGGCATGAAGCTCGCCCACCGGGAGACCAACGAGGAGCAGGGCGTCGAGGAGGCGATGATCGCCATCGGCGACTCCGACAACAAGCTGCAGCTGCTCGCCCCGCTCAACGAGAACAGCACCATCGCCAAGTTCCTCGACCGCAACGGCCCGGGCATGCAGCAGCTGGCCTACCGGGTCACCGACGTGGAGCAGGTCTCCGCGATCCTCCGGGAGCGCGGCGTACGCCTTCTCTACGACGCACCGCGACGCGGCACCGCCGACTCACGAATCAACTTCATCCACCCCAAGGACGCCGGCGGCGTCCTGGTCGAGCTCGTCGAGCCGGCCGCGAACCCCGCCCACTGA
- a CDS encoding acetyl-CoA C-acetyltransferase produces the protein MSNVIVAGARTPIGRLLGGLKSLSAADLGGVAIKGALEKAGVSPEQVDYLIMGQVIQAGAGQNPARAAGIAGGLPMNIPSITINKVCLSGLNTIAMADQMIRAGEAEIVVAGGMESMTNAPHLLPKSREGFKYGDTTLVDSMAYDALYDQLTQQAMGGLTEQVNAEGVKLTREEQDAFAATSHQRAAAAQKNGVFDDEIVPVSIPQRKGEPIVVSADEGVRGDTTAESLAKLRPAFSKEGTITAGSASQISDGAAAVVVMSKEKAEELGLEWLAEIGAHGMVAGPDSSLQLQPANATAKALEKEGITAADLDLVEFNEAFAAVGIESTKKLGLDPEIVNVNGGAIALGHPVGMSGTRVVLHLAHELKRRGGGTGAAALCGGGGQGDALIVRVPKV, from the coding sequence ATGTCCAACGTCATCGTCGCCGGGGCGCGCACGCCGATCGGCCGCCTCCTCGGCGGGCTCAAGAGCCTGTCCGCGGCCGATCTGGGCGGCGTCGCCATCAAGGGCGCCCTGGAGAAGGCAGGCGTCTCGCCGGAGCAGGTCGACTACCTGATCATGGGTCAGGTCATCCAGGCCGGCGCCGGTCAGAACCCGGCTCGCGCCGCCGGCATCGCCGGCGGGCTGCCCATGAACATCCCGTCGATCACCATCAACAAGGTGTGCCTCTCCGGCCTCAACACCATCGCCATGGCCGACCAGATGATCCGCGCCGGTGAGGCCGAGATCGTCGTCGCGGGCGGCATGGAGTCGATGACCAACGCCCCGCACCTGCTGCCGAAGTCCCGCGAGGGCTTCAAGTACGGCGACACCACCCTGGTGGACTCGATGGCCTACGACGCGCTCTACGACCAGCTCACCCAGCAGGCGATGGGCGGGCTCACCGAGCAGGTCAACGCCGAGGGCGTGAAGCTCACCCGCGAGGAGCAGGACGCCTTCGCCGCCACGTCGCACCAGCGTGCCGCCGCCGCCCAGAAGAACGGCGTCTTCGACGACGAGATCGTCCCGGTCTCGATCCCGCAGCGCAAGGGCGAGCCGATCGTCGTCAGCGCCGACGAGGGCGTACGCGGCGACACCACCGCCGAGTCGCTGGCCAAGCTCCGCCCGGCATTCTCCAAGGAGGGCACCATCACCGCCGGCTCCGCCTCGCAGATCTCCGACGGTGCCGCCGCCGTCGTGGTGATGAGCAAGGAGAAGGCCGAGGAGCTCGGCCTGGAGTGGCTGGCCGAGATCGGCGCCCACGGCATGGTCGCCGGCCCCGACTCCTCGCTGCAGCTGCAGCCGGCCAACGCCACGGCCAAGGCGCTGGAGAAGGAGGGCATCACCGCCGCCGACCTCGACCTGGTCGAGTTCAACGAGGCGTTCGCGGCCGTCGGCATCGAGTCCACCAAGAAGCTCGGTCTCGACCCGGAGATCGTCAACGTCAACGGCGGCGCGATCGCCCTCGGCCACCCGGTCGGCATGTCCGGGACGCGCGTCGTGCTCCACCTGGCGCACGAGCTCAAGCGCCGTGGGGGCGGCACCGGTGCGGCCGCGCTGTGCGGCGGTGGCGGCCAGGGTGACGCACTGATCGTGCGTGTGCCCAAGGTCTGA
- the meaB gene encoding methylmalonyl Co-A mutase-associated GTPase MeaB: protein MSDLVARARGGEPRAVARLVSYVENAPVGGGERLREVMAALAPHGGHAQIVGLTGAPGVGKSTTTSALVRELRSAGRTVAVLAVDPSSPFSGGALLGDRIRMTDHATDPGVFIRSMASRGHLGGLAWSAPQAIRVLDAAGFDVVLVETVGVGQSEVEIAGLADTTVVLLAPGMGDGIQAAKAGILEIGDLYVVNKADREGATKVQRDLRGMLRLADRPTEAWTPPVLTAVAQSGKGLAEVVAALDEHRAWLESSGTLELRRTRRARAEIEAIAVETLRARWTTVGSSSDLDALAEKVVTGEKDPYAAADTLLAE from the coding sequence GTGAGCGACCTGGTCGCGCGCGCCCGGGGCGGTGAGCCCCGGGCGGTCGCGCGGCTGGTGTCGTACGTCGAGAACGCCCCCGTCGGGGGCGGAGAACGGCTCCGCGAGGTGATGGCCGCGCTCGCGCCGCACGGCGGGCACGCCCAGATCGTGGGGCTCACCGGTGCGCCGGGCGTCGGGAAGTCGACGACCACCTCCGCGCTGGTCCGCGAGCTGCGCTCCGCCGGGCGGACCGTGGCCGTGCTGGCGGTCGACCCGTCGTCGCCGTTCTCGGGCGGTGCGCTGCTCGGTGACCGGATCCGGATGACCGACCACGCCACCGACCCGGGTGTCTTCATCCGTTCGATGGCCTCCCGGGGCCATCTCGGTGGGCTGGCCTGGTCGGCGCCGCAGGCGATCCGGGTGCTCGACGCCGCCGGTTTCGACGTGGTGCTGGTCGAGACCGTCGGCGTGGGCCAGTCCGAGGTGGAGATCGCCGGCCTCGCCGACACGACCGTCGTCCTGCTCGCGCCCGGGATGGGCGACGGCATCCAGGCGGCGAAGGCGGGGATCCTGGAGATCGGCGACCTCTACGTCGTCAACAAGGCCGACCGGGAGGGGGCGACCAAGGTGCAGCGCGACCTGCGCGGGATGCTCCGCCTGGCCGACCGCCCGACGGAGGCCTGGACCCCGCCGGTCCTCACCGCCGTCGCCCAGTCCGGCAAGGGCCTGGCCGAGGTGGTCGCCGCGCTCGACGAGCACCGGGCCTGGCTCGAGTCCAGCGGCACGCTGGAGCTGCGGCGTACGCGGCGAGCGAGGGCAGAGATCGAGGCCATCGCCGTCGAGACCCTCCGGGCGCGGTGGACCACGGTGGGGTCGTCGAGCGACCTGGACGCCCTCGCGGAGAAGGTCGTCACGGGGGAGAAGGACCCGTACGCCGCCGCGGACACGCTCCTCGCCGAATAG
- a CDS encoding PH domain-containing protein, with product MNLFGVDISKHLLRDEGEVVVDEVTHHWVSYIRPVAEAILGLALMIVAATIDMNVAWIIVLLAFGLVGHAFWRSLVVSRDRFVVTNMRIFRVHGVLSSELATMPLARVLDITVKQSFTGQIFNYGHFVFESAAQEQGLNNIYFVGRPNERDLTIQRVVQRAGLRGSVG from the coding sequence GTGAACCTCTTCGGTGTCGACATCTCCAAGCACCTTCTGCGCGACGAAGGTGAGGTCGTCGTCGACGAGGTCACCCATCACTGGGTCTCCTACATCCGGCCGGTGGCGGAGGCGATCCTGGGCCTGGCGCTGATGATCGTCGCGGCCACGATCGACATGAACGTCGCCTGGATCATCGTGCTGCTGGCGTTCGGGCTGGTCGGGCACGCGTTCTGGCGGTCGCTGGTGGTCAGCCGGGACCGGTTCGTGGTCACCAACATGCGGATCTTCCGTGTCCACGGTGTGCTCTCGAGCGAGCTGGCGACCATGCCGCTGGCGCGAGTTCTCGACATCACCGTGAAGCAGTCGTTCACCGGCCAGATCTTCAACTACGGCCACTTCGTCTTCGAGTCGGCCGCCCAGGAGCAGGGCCTCAACAACATCTACTTCGTCGGCCGGCCGAACGAGCGTGACCTGACGATCCAGCGCGTCGTCCAGCGTGCGGGCCTCCGCGGCAGCGTCGGGTAG
- a CDS encoding co-chaperone YbbN, which translates to MTQQPFSRPGAVDLSGLASTPAQDAPFGGPADAAPAQGRSAGSYTVEVDEQIFQSVLEASMTAPVVLVFYSASRAPESVTYARDVSTVVEEYDGRFLVGLVDIDKNPQIAQALQVPQVPLLYILLDGRPVTQPIPGALNLEELRTVFQQLGQQLTTQGIGGRHKPNAIGGGATEEGAEPALDPRYAPAQDALERGDIDAAVAEYEKLIASNPADSEAAAGLAMAKVLQRTQGVDLNAARAAAAAAPEDVDAQTLVADLDLLGGHVEDSFLRLVELVRRTSGDERNKAREHLLGLFAAVGNDDERVLKGRQSLASALF; encoded by the coding sequence ATGACGCAGCAGCCGTTCTCCCGTCCCGGAGCCGTCGACCTCTCCGGGCTCGCCAGCACCCCCGCACAGGACGCCCCCTTCGGCGGTCCGGCCGATGCGGCTCCCGCCCAGGGGCGGAGCGCCGGCTCCTACACCGTCGAGGTCGACGAGCAGATCTTCCAGTCGGTGCTCGAGGCGTCGATGACCGCGCCGGTCGTCCTGGTCTTCTACTCCGCCTCCCGCGCTCCGGAGAGCGTCACCTACGCACGCGACGTCTCGACGGTCGTGGAGGAGTACGACGGCCGGTTCCTGGTCGGCCTGGTCGACATCGACAAGAACCCGCAGATCGCGCAGGCGCTGCAGGTGCCCCAGGTGCCGCTCCTCTACATCCTGCTCGACGGCCGGCCGGTCACCCAGCCGATTCCGGGCGCGCTCAACCTCGAGGAGCTGCGTACGGTCTTCCAGCAGCTCGGGCAGCAGCTCACCACGCAGGGCATCGGCGGGCGGCACAAGCCCAACGCCATCGGCGGCGGCGCGACCGAGGAGGGTGCCGAGCCGGCGCTCGACCCGCGCTACGCCCCGGCCCAGGACGCGCTGGAGCGCGGTGACATCGACGCCGCCGTGGCCGAGTACGAGAAGCTGATCGCCTCCAACCCCGCCGACTCCGAGGCCGCCGCCGGCCTGGCGATGGCCAAGGTCCTGCAGCGTACGCAGGGGGTCGACCTCAACGCCGCCCGCGCCGCCGCCGCGGCCGCGCCCGAGGACGTGGACGCCCAGACGCTCGTCGCCGACCTCGACCTGCTCGGTGGCCACGTGGAGGACTCCTTCCTCCGCCTGGTCGAGCTGGTGCGGCGTACGTCGGGGGACGAGCGCAACAAGGCGCGCGAGCACCTGCTGGGGCTCTTCGCCGCGGTCGGCAACGACGACGAGCGCGTGCTCAAGGGCCGTCAGTCGCTGGCCTCGGCACTGTTCTGA
- a CDS encoding LysR family transcriptional regulator — MIDLSALVALRAVDTHGSVVAAADALGFTPSAVSQQVKRLERQVGLPLLERIGRGVMLTHAGRHLVDEGSRLLADMESLESGLHEQATTVAGRLRLTAFSTAMRGLIAPVAGELRTAHPDLVLTLSEREPWDTVDLVATGHSEIGVVHSWGDVPLSIPDHLVTTELLRDVADVIAHRDHPLAQLAKVTPHDLVAEDWIATPEGTICRQWLNRMYAGTGRLPRIAHVSMEFDSHLALVRAGLGIALIPRMGRAALGEDLVAVRVVDPVPTREILALHRRTMTASPAVTAVLAALAAQNSAEASD; from the coding sequence ATGATCGATCTGTCCGCGCTCGTCGCTCTCCGCGCCGTCGACACCCACGGGTCGGTGGTCGCGGCCGCCGACGCCCTGGGCTTCACCCCCAGCGCGGTGTCGCAGCAGGTCAAGCGGCTCGAGCGGCAGGTCGGCCTACCTCTCCTGGAGCGGATCGGGCGCGGCGTCATGCTCACCCACGCCGGGCGGCACCTGGTCGACGAGGGCTCCCGGCTGCTCGCCGACATGGAGTCGCTGGAGTCCGGGCTGCACGAGCAGGCCACGACCGTGGCCGGGCGACTGCGGCTGACCGCCTTCTCCACCGCGATGCGCGGGCTGATCGCGCCGGTCGCCGGCGAGCTCCGCACCGCCCATCCCGACCTCGTCCTCACCCTCTCCGAGCGGGAGCCGTGGGACACCGTGGACCTGGTGGCGACCGGTCACAGCGAGATCGGCGTGGTGCACTCCTGGGGCGACGTGCCGCTCTCCATCCCCGACCACCTCGTCACCACCGAGCTCCTCCGCGACGTCGCCGACGTGATCGCCCACCGCGACCACCCGCTGGCGCAGCTCGCCAAGGTGACCCCGCACGACCTCGTCGCCGAGGACTGGATCGCGACGCCGGAGGGCACGATCTGTCGGCAGTGGCTGAACCGGATGTACGCCGGCACCGGCCGGCTGCCGCGGATTGCGCACGTCTCGATGGAGTTCGACAGCCACCTGGCGCTGGTGCGCGCAGGCCTGGGGATCGCACTCATCCCCCGCATGGGTCGGGCGGCGCTGGGTGAGGACCTGGTCGCCGTACGCGTCGTCGACCCGGTCCCCACCCGCGAGATCCTCGCGCTGCACCGGCGCACCATGACCGCCTCGCCGGCGGTCACCGCCGTGCTCGCGGCCCTAGCCGCTCAGAACAGTGCCGAGGCCAGCGACTGA
- a CDS encoding NUDIX hydrolase, with the protein MSEPETTTVAEGVARIEWAAGEAVDVVRREVAAALLTHHRVEALVDPEDTVEQRTATWAGLHREGLLRGVRGGQDRMLYARVASDAPVEAPEGFRALLNSFLPRKRAIGQMLVRDPDDRVLMCQLTYKKDWDLPGGIVEVGESPKLATTREIEEELALVLPAGDLLLTDWLPPWGGWDDAVCLVFDGGVHPSSVLEQTTLQPREIRSVAFCTLDEVRERAADFTARRVEAALAALRGGPGYTESGRA; encoded by the coding sequence GTGAGCGAGCCAGAGACGACAACGGTGGCGGAGGGCGTTGCCCGGATCGAGTGGGCCGCGGGCGAGGCCGTCGACGTCGTACGCCGCGAGGTGGCCGCCGCGCTGCTCACCCACCACCGTGTGGAGGCGCTGGTCGACCCGGAGGACACCGTCGAGCAGCGCACCGCGACCTGGGCGGGCCTTCACCGCGAGGGCCTGCTCCGCGGCGTGAGGGGCGGCCAGGACCGGATGCTCTACGCCCGGGTGGCGAGCGACGCTCCTGTCGAGGCCCCCGAAGGCTTCCGGGCCCTGCTCAACTCCTTCCTCCCGCGCAAGCGCGCGATCGGCCAGATGCTGGTGCGCGACCCCGACGACCGCGTGCTGATGTGCCAGCTGACCTACAAGAAGGACTGGGACCTGCCCGGCGGCATCGTGGAGGTGGGTGAGTCGCCCAAGCTGGCGACCACCCGGGAGATCGAGGAGGAGCTCGCCCTCGTCCTCCCCGCCGGCGACCTGCTGCTCACCGACTGGCTGCCGCCGTGGGGCGGCTGGGACGACGCCGTCTGCCTGGTCTTCGACGGGGGCGTCCACCCCTCCTCGGTCCTCGAGCAGACCACCCTCCAACCGCGCGAGATCCGCTCAGTGGCGTTCTGCACCCTCGACGAGGTCCGCGAGCGGGCCGCCGACTTCACCGCCCGCCGGGTCGAAGCCGCGCTCGCCGCGCTGCGGGGCGGCCCGGGTTACACCGAGTCGGGGCGCGCGTAG
- a CDS encoding RNA polymerase sigma-70 factor, translated as MSDDAATEVFVAHRNLLFTVAYEMLGSAADAEDVLQETWLRWADVPLEEVRDHRAYLVRITTRLALNRIRTLSRRKETYVGPWLPEPLLTAPDVAEDAELADSLSTAVLLVLETLSPTERAVFVLREVFALGYAEIAAAVDKSPAAVRQIAHRARDHVAERRPRESVSAAEARHALERFRDAATGGDLQSLLDVLAPDVVLFSDGGGVVQAARKPIHGAEKVLRFFAGLATKYGVPRFEMASVNSAPGMLLYFGEEVDGVVTLHVEEGLVTGLYYVRNPSKLSGVLEQVRLER; from the coding sequence ATGAGCGATGATGCCGCGACGGAGGTCTTCGTCGCCCACCGCAACCTGCTCTTCACCGTCGCCTACGAGATGCTCGGCTCGGCCGCCGACGCCGAGGACGTCCTCCAGGAGACCTGGCTGCGCTGGGCCGACGTGCCGCTGGAGGAGGTCCGCGACCATCGCGCCTACCTGGTCCGGATCACGACCAGGCTCGCGCTCAACCGCATCCGCACGCTCTCGCGCCGCAAGGAGACGTACGTCGGTCCGTGGCTGCCCGAGCCGCTGCTGACCGCTCCGGACGTCGCCGAGGACGCCGAGCTCGCCGACTCGCTCTCGACCGCGGTGCTGCTGGTGCTGGAGACGCTCTCGCCGACCGAGCGGGCCGTCTTCGTGCTGCGCGAGGTCTTCGCGCTGGGCTATGCCGAGATCGCCGCGGCGGTCGACAAGTCGCCGGCCGCGGTGCGGCAGATCGCCCACCGGGCCCGCGACCACGTCGCCGAGCGCCGGCCGCGCGAGTCGGTCTCGGCGGCCGAGGCGCGCCATGCCCTGGAGCGGTTCCGTGACGCCGCGACCGGTGGCGACCTGCAGTCGCTGCTCGACGTACTGGCTCCCGATGTCGTCCTCTTCTCCGACGGTGGCGGCGTGGTGCAGGCGGCCCGCAAGCCGATCCATGGTGCCGAGAAGGTGCTGCGGTTCTTCGCGGGGCTGGCGACGAAGTACGGCGTCCCCAGGTTCGAGATGGCCAGCGTCAACAGCGCCCCCGGGATGCTGCTCTACTTCGGCGAGGAGGTCGACGGCGTCGTCACCCTCCACGTCGAGGAGGGCCTGGTGACCGGCCTCTACTACGTACGCAACCCGTCCAAGCTCAGCGGTGTCCTCGAGCAGGTCCGTCTGGAACGCTGA